A stretch of Aureispira sp. CCB-E DNA encodes these proteins:
- a CDS encoding regulatory protein RecX, which translates to MKKYISYDQARSKLQAFCAYQERCHKEVRSKLLDLGIYGDDVDAIIADLIEDNFLNELRYAIAFAGGKFRIKKWGKHRIIRELKLNQVSAYSIKKAIQSELPDEDYLETLEQVIQKRNRLLKEPNLYKRKQKIAKYVIDKGFESPLVWETIHRLYS; encoded by the coding sequence ATGAAAAAATACATTTCTTACGATCAAGCTCGTTCCAAATTGCAAGCTTTTTGTGCCTACCAAGAACGCTGTCACAAAGAAGTTCGTTCGAAATTACTTGATTTAGGTATTTATGGAGATGATGTAGATGCAATCATTGCTGACCTAATAGAGGACAATTTTCTCAATGAATTGCGTTATGCCATTGCCTTTGCTGGTGGCAAATTTAGAATAAAAAAGTGGGGAAAACATAGAATTATCAGAGAACTAAAACTAAATCAAGTTTCTGCCTATTCCATCAAAAAAGCCATTCAAAGTGAATTACCAGACGAGGATTATTTGGAGACCCTCGAACAGGTTATTCAGAAAAGAAACCGATTGTTAAAAGAACCCAACTTATACAAACGCAAGCAGAAAATCGCTAAATATGTAATCGACAAAGGCTTTGAATCTCCCTTGGTTTGGGAGACAATCCACCGCTTGTATTCTTAA
- the rimP gene encoding ribosome assembly cofactor RimP, whose protein sequence is MISLTEKLTALLEQKFQEEEFSHLFLIELKQLNNDVIQVFLDSDNFVTYEHCVKISRYLEEHIEEGGWLGEKYTLDVSSAGVGAPLKLKRQYVKNIGRNVSIEVKDDHKHVKGVLAEVNEDSVVVEYEEKVKIEGRKKKELMTIRKEISFDNIKKTIITVSFK, encoded by the coding sequence ATGATTTCACTAACAGAGAAATTAACAGCACTTCTTGAGCAAAAATTCCAAGAAGAGGAATTTAGCCACTTATTTCTAATTGAGTTAAAACAGCTAAACAATGATGTTATCCAAGTCTTTTTGGATAGCGACAATTTTGTAACCTACGAACATTGTGTTAAGATAAGTCGTTACTTAGAGGAACACATTGAAGAAGGTGGCTGGTTGGGCGAAAAATACACGCTCGATGTTTCGTCGGCAGGTGTTGGAGCTCCCCTAAAACTCAAACGTCAGTACGTTAAAAATATTGGACGCAATGTAAGTATTGAAGTTAAGGACGATCACAAGCATGTCAAAGGTGTTTTGGCAGAAGTGAACGAAGATAGTGTTGTAGTTGAATACGAAGAAAAGGTAAAAATTGAAGGTCGAAAAAAGAAAGAGTTGATGACGATTCGCAAAGAGATTTCTTTCGACAACATTAAAAAAACGATAATTACAGTATCTTTTAAATAG
- the nusA gene encoding transcription termination factor NusA, with translation MSINLIDSFQEFKHIKSIDLPTMIRVLEDVFRTLIRKKYSTDENFDIIVNANEGDLEIWRKREIVPDGEVEDDRFQITITEALEIEADYEVGEECYQRVHIIDFGRRAIMAARQTLISRILELEKDKVFQMYVDRVGEVIRGEVHQILKRELVVLDDESGVELLLPKSEMVRGDFFRKGDTLKAIIRKVDMRNSNPVIILSRTDNTFLEKLLEQEVPEIEDGLITVKKIVRVPGERAKVAVESYDERIDPVGACVGMKGSRIHGIVRELRNENIDIINFTTNESLLIQRSLTPAKISSIEIDGERKRASVFLKPEEISKAIGKKGINIKLASKLTSYTIDVYREGFEESDYDVELDEFKDEIEEWIIDELKTIGCDTARSVLELNVEELIRRTDLEAETIAEVVAILNAELEEDASGNNEEEE, from the coding sequence ATGAGCATCAATTTAATAGACTCATTCCAAGAGTTTAAGCATATAAAGAGCATTGATCTTCCTACGATGATCAGAGTACTAGAGGATGTTTTTCGTACTTTAATTCGCAAGAAATACAGCACTGATGAAAATTTTGATATCATCGTGAATGCTAATGAGGGCGATTTGGAGATTTGGAGAAAACGAGAAATTGTGCCAGATGGGGAAGTAGAGGATGATCGCTTTCAGATTACTATTACGGAAGCATTAGAAATTGAGGCAGATTATGAAGTAGGAGAGGAATGTTATCAGCGTGTTCATATCATTGATTTTGGTCGAAGAGCGATTATGGCTGCTCGCCAAACTTTGATTTCTAGAATATTAGAACTAGAGAAAGATAAAGTATTCCAGATGTATGTGGATCGTGTTGGAGAGGTTATTCGTGGAGAAGTACATCAAATATTGAAAAGAGAATTAGTTGTTTTAGATGATGAATCTGGGGTGGAACTGTTGTTGCCAAAGAGTGAAATGGTGCGTGGTGATTTCTTCCGCAAGGGAGATACCCTAAAAGCTATCATTCGCAAAGTTGATATGCGCAATAGCAACCCTGTTATTATCTTGTCTAGAACAGATAATACATTTTTGGAGAAATTGTTGGAACAAGAGGTACCTGAGATTGAGGATGGATTGATTACGGTTAAGAAAATTGTTCGTGTTCCTGGAGAGCGTGCAAAAGTAGCTGTAGAGTCTTATGACGAGCGAATTGATCCTGTTGGGGCTTGTGTTGGTATGAAAGGTTCTCGTATTCACGGTATTGTACGTGAATTACGTAATGAGAATATTGATATTATCAACTTTACAACCAATGAGTCACTGTTGATTCAACGTTCTCTTACACCAGCTAAAATTTCTTCTATCGAAATTGATGGGGAAAGAAAGAGAGCTTCTGTGTTTTTAAAACCAGAAGAGATCTCTAAAGCAATTGGAAAAAAAGGTATAAATATTAAATTGGCTAGTAAATTAACTAGCTATACAATAGACGTTTATCGAGAAGGATTTGAAGAATCTGATTATGATGTTGAATTGGATGAATTCAAAGACGAAATCGAAGAATGGATTATTGACGAGTTAAAAACAATTGGATGTGACACCGCACGTAGTGTATTGGAACTGAATGTTGAAGAATTGATTCGTCGCACGGATTTAGAAGCTGAAACTATCGCTGAGGTAGTAGCTATTCTAAATGCGGAATTGGAAGAAGATGCTTCTGGTAATAATGAAGAAGAGGAATAA
- the infB gene encoding translation initiation factor IF-2, which translates to MSKRLVKVAKELNVGTKTIVEFLNDNGFSVSNKPTAKISDEMYDALAKNFQNSIAIKEKANQITIGTRKTKEEQPKEKAKNWKTKEEETTEPVTPVEPKTETPVVDDTPVVEEKKEPLKEQVEEQKKEEVTESKTPQLTGPKILGKINLDNQGKRGKKKKTEHKVEDKKVQNEPKKEQKEKTVVSTSKDERTKDTPKEEKVVEEIKQPVVEEKKNPVVAKEEEKTTKKEKTEETTSNSSSSNTELDIKVDAPQLKGLKILGKINIASPKSKRKKKGKDNKKGGQDSNDPKKKNLVASSESGQGQKKRRKRTRVNKSDDSKNSQGSGSNNNSSNNKDNAEDKKKTFKKPDATPSNRRNKKKGRRKEIDNKEIDDKLKATMNLLSGRGGKKKKFGASRKERDEQRAERLREIENSTEEAPKIQVTEFISVSELANLMKVSATEIIMACMNEKRMVSINQRMDRELIELMGIEFGYEIEFVSAEDQMEKDYQIEDDELEDNTPRSPIVTVMGHVDHGKTSLLDSIRKANVAGGEAGGITQHIGAYEVKVGNQGTITFLDTPGHEAFTAMRARGAKVTDVAVIIISADDSIMPQTKEAISHAQAAEVPIIFAINKIDKEGANPDKIKQELASMDLLIEEWGGKYQSQDISAKKGLNIDLLLEKILLESEMLELKANPEKRAVGTVLEASLEKGRGYVAKILVRNGTLAVGDAMVAGPHYGRVKAMFNERGKRVKKAGPATPVLVLGLQGAPQAGETMNVMASEKEAKDLAGKRANLVRQQQIRATRRVTLDDITNRIKIGNFQELNLIVKGDFDGSVEALADSLLKLSTDQVQTNIIYKAVGPITESDVNLAAASNAIIVGFQVRPNPMAKRLAENEGVEINTYSIIYDAIDEIKSALEGMLEPKQVEEVIGMVEVQQVFKISKVGAVAGCFVQEGKITRNGYVRVIRGGIVEYPKKEGVHGELSSLRRFKDSVTEVKNGFECGLTMKNYNDLKEGDVLEVYEIKEVKQTL; encoded by the coding sequence ATGTCAAAACGTTTAGTCAAAGTAGCTAAAGAACTTAATGTTGGAACAAAAACTATTGTCGAATTTTTAAATGACAATGGCTTTTCTGTGAGCAACAAACCCACTGCAAAGATTTCGGACGAGATGTATGATGCACTTGCCAAAAACTTTCAGAACTCTATCGCAATCAAGGAGAAAGCCAATCAAATTACAATTGGTACTCGCAAAACAAAAGAGGAGCAACCAAAAGAAAAAGCAAAAAATTGGAAAACTAAAGAGGAGGAAACAACAGAACCTGTAACACCTGTTGAGCCTAAAACAGAAACGCCTGTTGTAGACGATACTCCTGTGGTCGAAGAGAAAAAAGAACCTTTAAAAGAACAAGTAGAGGAGCAGAAAAAAGAAGAAGTTACAGAAAGTAAAACACCTCAGCTTACAGGACCTAAAATTTTAGGGAAAATTAACTTGGATAATCAAGGTAAGAGAGGTAAGAAGAAAAAAACAGAGCATAAAGTAGAGGATAAAAAGGTTCAGAATGAACCTAAGAAAGAACAGAAAGAAAAAACAGTCGTCAGTACATCCAAGGACGAACGAACTAAAGATACTCCTAAAGAAGAAAAAGTGGTTGAAGAAATTAAACAACCTGTTGTTGAAGAGAAAAAGAATCCTGTGGTGGCTAAAGAAGAAGAGAAAACAACTAAGAAAGAGAAAACAGAAGAAACAACCTCTAATAGCTCATCTTCTAATACTGAGTTGGACATCAAAGTAGATGCTCCTCAGTTGAAAGGTTTGAAAATCTTAGGAAAAATCAATATTGCTTCTCCTAAATCTAAACGTAAGAAAAAAGGAAAAGACAATAAAAAGGGAGGACAGGATAGTAATGATCCCAAAAAGAAGAATTTGGTGGCTTCTTCTGAGAGTGGTCAAGGACAGAAAAAACGTAGAAAACGTACTCGTGTTAATAAATCAGATGATTCTAAGAATTCTCAAGGATCAGGTTCTAACAACAACTCGTCCAACAATAAAGATAATGCTGAGGACAAGAAAAAAACGTTCAAAAAACCAGACGCAACGCCAAGTAATCGTAGAAATAAGAAAAAAGGTAGACGCAAGGAAATTGACAACAAAGAGATTGATGATAAGCTAAAAGCAACAATGAATCTTTTGAGTGGTCGCGGTGGTAAGAAGAAAAAGTTTGGTGCTTCTCGTAAAGAAAGAGACGAACAACGTGCTGAGCGTTTGCGTGAAATTGAAAATAGCACAGAGGAAGCTCCTAAGATTCAAGTAACAGAATTTATCTCTGTATCTGAATTGGCCAACTTGATGAAGGTTAGCGCTACGGAGATTATCATGGCTTGTATGAACGAAAAACGTATGGTTTCTATCAACCAACGTATGGATAGAGAGTTGATTGAGTTGATGGGTATTGAGTTTGGTTATGAAATTGAGTTCGTGTCTGCTGAAGACCAAATGGAGAAAGATTACCAAATTGAGGATGATGAGTTAGAAGATAACACGCCTCGTTCTCCAATCGTAACGGTAATGGGACACGTTGACCACGGTAAGACTTCTTTGTTGGATAGTATTCGTAAAGCGAATGTTGCTGGCGGTGAAGCTGGTGGTATTACACAACATATTGGTGCTTATGAAGTAAAAGTAGGAAATCAAGGAACAATTACGTTCTTGGATACTCCTGGTCACGAAGCCTTTACGGCAATGCGTGCTCGTGGTGCTAAAGTAACGGATGTAGCGGTTATTATTATCTCTGCAGATGATAGTATTATGCCACAAACTAAAGAGGCTATTAGTCACGCACAAGCTGCTGAAGTACCAATTATTTTTGCCATTAACAAGATAGATAAAGAAGGTGCGAATCCTGATAAAATCAAACAAGAATTGGCTTCAATGGACTTGTTGATTGAAGAATGGGGTGGTAAGTACCAAAGTCAAGATATTTCGGCTAAAAAAGGTTTGAACATTGATTTGTTGCTAGAAAAAATCTTATTAGAGTCTGAAATGCTAGAATTGAAAGCGAATCCAGAAAAACGTGCTGTTGGTACTGTTTTGGAAGCTTCACTTGAAAAAGGACGTGGTTATGTCGCTAAGATACTAGTTCGCAACGGAACCTTAGCTGTTGGAGATGCAATGGTGGCTGGTCCTCATTATGGTAGAGTTAAAGCAATGTTCAATGAACGTGGTAAACGTGTGAAAAAAGCAGGTCCCGCTACTCCTGTATTAGTTCTAGGTTTGCAAGGTGCTCCTCAAGCAGGGGAAACTATGAATGTGATGGCTTCTGAAAAAGAAGCGAAGGATTTGGCTGGAAAACGTGCTAATCTAGTTCGTCAACAACAAATTCGTGCTACACGTCGTGTTACATTGGATGATATTACAAATCGTATCAAGATTGGTAACTTCCAAGAGCTTAACCTTATCGTTAAAGGTGACTTTGATGGTTCTGTAGAGGCTTTGGCAGATTCATTGTTAAAATTGTCAACCGACCAAGTTCAAACCAATATCATTTACAAAGCAGTTGGTCCAATTACAGAATCGGATGTTAACTTGGCTGCTGCTTCGAACGCAATTATTGTAGGTTTCCAAGTACGTCCTAACCCAATGGCAAAACGCTTGGCAGAGAATGAAGGGGTAGAGATTAATACTTACTCTATCATTTACGATGCCATTGATGAAATTAAGTCAGCTTTGGAAGGAATGTTGGAACCAAAACAAGTAGAAGAAGTAATTGGTATGGTAGAGGTGCAGCAAGTATTCAAAATTTCAAAAGTGGGTGCTGTTGCAGGTTGTTTTGTTCAAGAAGGAAAAATTACCAGAAACGGCTATGTTCGAGTTATCCGTGGTGGCATCGTGGAATATCCTAAAAAAGAGGGCGTTCACGGCGAGTTGTCTAGCTTACGTCGCTTCAAAGATAGCGTAACAGAAGTTAAAAATGGTTTTGAATGTGGTTTGACCATGAAGAACTATAACGATTTGAAAGAAGGTGATGTTCTTGAGGTTTATGAAATCAAAGAAGTAAAACAAACTCTTTAA
- a CDS encoding MBL fold metallo-hydrolase, translating into MKVTFLGTGTSQGIPVIGCECDACLSTDFRDNRLRVSIQIEIKGKTIVIDVGPDFRQQMLRAKTKQIDAILITHEHSDHVAGLDDIRPFNFMYEMDMPIYTTKRVAKELKQRYAYIFEATYPGVPKVQQHLITKDSTFTAAGIEITPIEIFHGKLPILGFRIGTFAYLTDFKSIQPSEIRKLEGVETLVISALQHQPHHSHSTLEESVHFIQQLQIPNAYLTHLSHKMGTHANTEQLLPPHVRIAYDGLVIEI; encoded by the coding sequence ATGAAAGTTACTTTTTTGGGGACAGGAACATCCCAAGGCATTCCTGTCATTGGTTGCGAATGCGATGCCTGTCTTTCTACCGATTTTAGAGACAATCGTTTGCGAGTTTCTATTCAAATTGAAATAAAAGGAAAAACAATTGTAATTGATGTAGGTCCTGACTTTAGGCAGCAGATGCTTCGTGCCAAAACAAAGCAAATAGATGCCATTTTGATTACTCATGAACACAGCGATCATGTTGCTGGCTTAGATGATATTCGTCCCTTTAACTTTATGTATGAAATGGATATGCCTATTTATACTACAAAAAGGGTTGCCAAAGAACTCAAACAGCGGTATGCTTACATTTTTGAAGCAACCTACCCAGGGGTTCCTAAAGTACAACAGCATTTAATAACAAAAGACAGTACATTTACAGCAGCAGGGATAGAGATCACTCCAATAGAAATCTTTCATGGCAAACTGCCTATTTTAGGATTCAGAATTGGAACGTTTGCTTATCTAACCGATTTCAAATCTATCCAACCATCAGAAATTCGTAAATTAGAAGGTGTAGAAACATTGGTAATTAGTGCTTTACAACATCAACCTCATCATTCTCATTCTACACTGGAAGAATCTGTACACTTCATTCAACAACTACAAATTCCTAACGCCTATCTAACGCACTTGAGTCATAAAATGGGAACACACGCCAACACAGAACAATTATTGCCTCCTCATGTACGAATTGCATACGATGGTCTTGTTATTGAGATTTGA
- a CDS encoding YiiX/YebB-like N1pC/P60 family cysteine hydrolase: MPNLTQYLLFGNGKAQNTNSDSLSSRELRLLQDGDILLRKGFGSISDFIADFLQEKYPVTHCAFIINTSKPPIQVLHTASNEQVNHVHIEPLEQYIKQSAAGSLVLVRLKCLPEQKREILQIAHQLLKEKVPFDMGFDDQDNQALYCIELMRNIFVEVLGHDLLPNRTHKNTIDVLSMDNFFNPTYFEVIFNHFDSVKD; this comes from the coding sequence ATGCCCAATCTAACACAATACTTATTATTTGGCAATGGTAAAGCACAAAATACGAATTCTGATTCTTTAAGTTCTAGAGAACTCCGTCTACTTCAAGATGGGGATATCTTATTGCGAAAAGGCTTTGGTAGTATTAGTGACTTCATTGCTGATTTTCTTCAAGAAAAATACCCCGTTACCCACTGCGCTTTTATTATTAATACATCTAAACCGCCCATACAAGTCCTCCATACCGCTTCTAACGAGCAGGTGAATCATGTCCATATCGAACCTTTAGAGCAATACATCAAACAAAGTGCCGCAGGAAGTCTGGTGTTGGTTCGTCTAAAATGCCTACCTGAACAAAAACGGGAAATTTTACAAATAGCACACCAACTCTTAAAAGAAAAAGTTCCATTTGACATGGGATTTGATGATCAAGATAACCAGGCGCTGTATTGTATTGAGTTGATGCGTAATATTTTTGTAGAGGTGCTAGGGCATGATTTGCTTCCCAATAGAACACATAAAAACACAATTGACGTGTTAAGTATGGATAATTTTTTTAACCCTACTTATTTTGAGGTTATTTTTAATCATTTTGATTCTGTCAAAGATTGA
- the pheS gene encoding phenylalanine--tRNA ligase subunit alpha, protein MVIEAFDKVKEIQQAIEAAVIDNKEALEAFRIQYLGTKNTIKPLFGEIRNIPNERKKEYGQFVNEVKQAAEAKFNAAQQALTAQAANQVEAIDLTAPAEALELGSRHPVSLVLNQMIEIFDRLGFTVAEDSEIEDDWHNFTALNTPEDHPARDMQDTYYILNDPSRLLRTHTSSVQSHVMMNQKPPIRIIAPGRVYRNETISSRAHCQFHQVEGLYIAEKVSFADLRQTIYYFAKEMFGATKIRMRPSFFPFTEPSAEVDVWWGCETEADKRITKGTGWLEILGCGMVDPAVLKNCGIDTDKYSGFAFGMGVERIAMLKYQIDDIRLLFENDVRFLRQFKKTAIF, encoded by the coding sequence ATGGTCATTGAAGCATTTGATAAAGTAAAAGAAATACAACAAGCAATTGAAGCGGCTGTTATTGATAATAAAGAAGCTTTAGAAGCTTTCCGCATACAATATTTAGGAACAAAAAATACCATCAAACCTTTGTTTGGTGAAATCCGCAACATCCCTAATGAACGCAAAAAAGAATATGGGCAATTTGTCAATGAAGTCAAGCAGGCTGCTGAGGCAAAGTTTAATGCTGCTCAACAAGCGCTAACAGCGCAAGCTGCGAATCAGGTCGAAGCAATAGATTTGACGGCACCAGCAGAAGCCTTAGAATTGGGGTCTAGACACCCTGTTTCTTTGGTTCTAAATCAAATGATTGAAATTTTTGATCGACTTGGTTTTACAGTAGCAGAAGATAGTGAAATTGAAGACGATTGGCACAACTTTACGGCTTTGAATACGCCAGAAGATCATCCTGCTAGGGATATGCAGGACACCTACTATATCTTGAATGACCCTAGCCGATTGTTGCGTACTCATACGTCTTCTGTTCAGTCTCATGTTATGATGAATCAAAAACCACCGATACGTATTATTGCACCTGGTCGTGTTTATAGAAACGAGACGATTTCTTCTCGAGCACACTGCCAATTTCATCAAGTAGAGGGTTTGTATATTGCCGAAAAAGTAAGTTTTGCAGATCTACGTCAGACCATTTACTACTTTGCGAAAGAGATGTTTGGAGCTACTAAGATTCGTATGCGTCCTTCTTTCTTTCCGTTTACAGAACCCAGTGCAGAAGTAGATGTTTGGTGGGGGTGCGAAACAGAAGCCGACAAACGTATTACAAAGGGAACAGGCTGGCTTGAAATTTTGGGATGTGGCATGGTTGACCCTGCGGTCTTAAAAAATTGCGGTATTGATACGGATAAATATTCTGGATTTGCATTTGGAATGGGTGTGGAACGTATCGCCATGTTAAAGTATCAAATTGATGACATTCGACTATTATTTGAAAATGATGTTCGTTTCTTACGTCAGTTTAAGAAAACAGCAATATTCTAA
- a CDS encoding SIMPL domain-containing protein — protein sequence MKKIFYTILLLSTMSSLIMAQATGNRNYAKRAKGNVNYNNNTYNDYSEVPQNIEPNVTLGQGKLVTLEVQILSNQKADTYVAIFNLTQMGKTVDETNRLLTDRYNGFAQELQSVGIPKDAIYLDMISFVPLYEYEKEKKIFSKTHNEVPKGFEMQQNVHIKYNDMSMMPKIMSVAAKYEIFDLVKIDYAVDNQEAVYVEMREKAVAHLVQEIELYVDRLGVDLESGYRIVGENKQVSFPVDRYSSYNAYSNVSLGGTPEKGKVQDMYKPKTMYYDKVAYDNFDIVINPTVLEPAIQFMYTMKIQIAVKDPNQPTPQHVWLTPDGDLVPIKID from the coding sequence ATGAAGAAGATATTTTATACCATACTATTGTTGTCAACAATGAGCAGTTTGATAATGGCACAGGCAACAGGTAATCGAAATTATGCCAAAAGAGCAAAGGGAAATGTGAATTACAATAATAATACCTACAACGATTATTCAGAAGTTCCTCAGAATATAGAACCCAATGTTACGTTAGGGCAAGGCAAGTTGGTTACCCTAGAAGTTCAAATATTGAGCAATCAAAAAGCAGATACCTATGTGGCGATATTTAACCTAACACAAATGGGAAAAACGGTTGATGAAACCAATCGGCTACTAACTGACCGGTACAATGGTTTTGCGCAAGAATTGCAAAGTGTGGGAATTCCTAAAGACGCAATTTATTTGGATATGATTTCTTTTGTCCCCTTGTATGAATATGAAAAAGAAAAAAAAATCTTCTCCAAAACCCATAATGAAGTGCCCAAAGGCTTTGAAATGCAGCAAAATGTACACATCAAGTACAACGACATGAGTATGATGCCTAAGATCATGTCCGTAGCAGCAAAATATGAAATCTTTGATTTAGTGAAGATAGATTATGCTGTTGATAATCAAGAAGCAGTTTATGTTGAAATGAGAGAAAAAGCCGTTGCGCACTTGGTTCAAGAAATAGAATTGTATGTCGATCGTTTAGGAGTAGATTTAGAAAGCGGGTATCGTATCGTTGGTGAAAACAAGCAAGTGAGTTTTCCTGTTGATCGCTACTCTAGTTATAATGCTTACTCGAATGTATCGTTGGGAGGAACTCCTGAGAAGGGAAAGGTACAAGATATGTACAAGCCTAAAACAATGTACTATGACAAGGTAGCGTATGATAACTTTGATATTGTTATCAATCCAACAGTATTAGAACCAGCAATACAGTTTATGTATACAATGAAAATTCAAATAGCCGTGAAAGACCCTAATCAGCCAACACCTCAACATGTCTGGCTAACTCCTGATGGAGATTTAGTGCCCATCAAAATTGATTAG
- a CDS encoding DUF6976 family protein: MNIENTLKSIEATNRLINQNRVLLICGEEEYLKQLDKGNWIGGTIPYCMSDKGGGLIGENAVFVTDFTDKIIDVKVASYSKDEFKTMLNDRYLDGFSYVVVPAFSEVHEEYGLNISNESNLFDVPTMGWVTGVYLEEIGLKTPKVMNGKTGELLENKICALHCQLPEGVYAELDIINIYEQGNGDVFTFPENSFSCSDCLINGEPGNLAEYYLEHGVNRTLPLVANYAGVPINVDIQDVDAENKTMSFFGPLNIAYEYKIANLVEDRYALFCKRLPDDSSNISCSCNCISSYLNIGMEGKHSGGIVGPFTFGEIAYVLVNQTMVTLSINNFQ; encoded by the coding sequence ATGAACATAGAAAACACATTAAAATCTATCGAAGCAACGAATAGATTGATTAATCAGAATCGAGTTTTGTTAATATGTGGCGAGGAAGAATATTTGAAACAACTTGACAAAGGCAACTGGATTGGCGGAACAATTCCTTATTGTATGAGTGATAAAGGAGGTGGTTTGATTGGTGAAAATGCGGTTTTTGTTACAGATTTTACAGATAAGATCATTGATGTTAAGGTAGCTTCTTATTCCAAAGATGAATTTAAAACGATGTTGAATGATCGTTACTTGGATGGATTTAGTTATGTTGTTGTACCTGCATTTTCAGAAGTACACGAAGAGTATGGTCTGAATATTAGCAACGAATCTAATCTATTTGACGTGCCTACAATGGGATGGGTAACAGGGGTCTATTTAGAAGAAATAGGTCTAAAAACGCCCAAAGTGATGAATGGAAAAACGGGGGAATTGCTAGAAAATAAAATTTGTGCATTGCATTGTCAATTACCCGAAGGGGTCTATGCAGAGTTGGATATTATTAATATTTATGAACAAGGGAATGGTGATGTTTTTACATTTCCAGAGAATAGTTTTTCTTGCTCGGATTGTTTGATTAATGGAGAACCTGGTAACCTAGCAGAATATTACTTGGAACATGGGGTGAATCGAACACTACCTCTAGTCGCTAATTATGCAGGTGTTCCAATAAATGTAGATATACAAGATGTAGATGCAGAAAACAAAACAATGTCTTTTTTTGGACCTTTAAATATAGCCTATGAATATAAAATTGCCAACCTTGTCGAAGATAGATATGCGTTGTTTTGCAAACGACTTCCTGATGATAGTTCGAATATTAGTTGTTCCTGCAATTGTATTTCCAGCTATCTGAATATCGGAATGGAAGGAAAGCACTCGGGGGGAATTGTAGGACCATTTACGTTTGGAGAAATAGCCTATGTCTTGGTGAATCAAACAATGGTGACACTTTCAATCAACAATTTTCAATAG
- a CDS encoding DUF6976 family protein, translated as MNIENKLMSIQEVNTLIHLGRSLVIAGDETLLRQLDLGNWIGGTIPYFMDKNGGSVNHEEVFVTDFTDVILQAKIESYDNTQISSTMLEDRYANGFSYVLLPGFSTIHQTYALETGEVASLFDVPVMGWITGVHLDDIGVKTPKVFDGKTGEVSENKACVMHCSLKKGSYAELDIVNIYEQGVGDKIEVDANSFSCLDCRINDEPANLADYYIEHDIDVSLPLVANYSGASINVSVQAVKENEREMSFFAPLLQGRTYYVAKPIEDLYQAFSEALPKDTSALLCSCNCILNYVNIQMENKFTGDFRGPFTFGEIAYVLVNQTMVTLSIHND; from the coding sequence ATGAACATTGAGAATAAACTAATGTCTATACAGGAGGTCAATACTTTAATACATTTAGGAAGAAGTCTTGTAATTGCTGGTGATGAAACGCTTCTTCGTCAATTAGACTTAGGCAATTGGATAGGCGGCACGATTCCTTATTTTATGGACAAAAATGGAGGTAGTGTTAATCATGAAGAGGTATTTGTAACAGATTTCACCGATGTAATTCTACAGGCAAAGATTGAGTCCTATGATAATACCCAAATAAGTAGTACGATGCTTGAGGATCGTTATGCCAATGGCTTCTCGTATGTATTGTTACCTGGGTTTTCTACCATACATCAAACCTATGCTTTAGAAACAGGTGAAGTAGCAAGTCTTTTTGATGTGCCAGTTATGGGCTGGATAACAGGTGTGCATTTGGATGATATTGGCGTTAAAACGCCTAAGGTGTTTGATGGGAAAACAGGAGAAGTGTCTGAAAATAAGGCTTGTGTCATGCACTGTTCATTGAAGAAGGGGAGTTATGCAGAGTTGGATATTGTTAATATTTATGAACAGGGAGTGGGAGACAAGATTGAAGTGGATGCGAATAGTTTTTCTTGTTTGGATTGCCGAATCAATGATGAGCCAGCGAATTTAGCAGATTATTATATAGAGCATGATATTGATGTATCGTTGCCTTTGGTTGCAAACTATTCGGGAGCATCTATTAACGTTAGCGTGCAAGCTGTTAAAGAGAACGAGCGCGAAATGTCGTTTTTTGCCCCCCTATTACAAGGCAGAACATACTATGTTGCAAAACCAATCGAAGATCTTTATCAAGCATTTTCAGAGGCTTTGCCTAAAGATACAAGTGCCTTGCTTTGTTCGTGCAACTGTATTTTGAATTATGTTAACATACAAATGGAAAATAAATTTACAGGAGATTTTCGAGGACCTTTCACATTTGGAGAAATTGCCTATGTATTGGTCAATCAAACTATGGTAACTCTATCTATTCATAACGATTGA